One segment of Formicincola oecophyllae DNA contains the following:
- a CDS encoding DUF3576 domain-containing protein produces the protein MTMLAACSSPRNPSTLAVPHNHLLGTDRNAQGGTDELDGGVNAFLWRASIDTLSFMPLSSADAQGGVILTDWYQPPGSRDERFKIACYIMDKRLRSDALRLAVFRQTRTVTPLNPDKPDGPATYGEWEDTPVAPATTSDIATRILERARQLRTENKRR, from the coding sequence ATGACAATGCTGGCGGCTTGCAGCAGCCCGCGCAACCCCAGCACACTGGCCGTCCCGCACAACCACCTTTTGGGCACAGACCGCAACGCCCAAGGTGGCACGGATGAACTCGATGGAGGAGTGAACGCCTTCCTGTGGCGAGCTTCCATAGACACATTGTCCTTCATGCCGCTTTCATCTGCTGATGCGCAGGGGGGGGTCATCCTCACAGATTGGTACCAGCCACCTGGCTCACGCGATGAGCGTTTCAAGATCGCCTGCTACATCATGGACAAGCGCCTGCGTTCAGATGCGCTGCGCCTGGCCGTTTTTAGGCAAACGCGCACCGTTACCCCCCTCAACCCTGACAAACCAGACGGTCCTGCCACTTACGGTGAATGGGAAGACACCCCGGTGGCCCCAGCGACCACATCAGACATCGCCACCCGTATTCTGGAACGTGCCCGCCAGCTACGCACAGAGAACAAGCGCCGCTGA
- the leuS gene encoding leucine--tRNA ligase: protein MTQNTPSASTPETPAESVAFDFKSREPFWQAQWDQARLFAAPDQPAPASGDKKGKYYVLEMWPYPSGQLHMGHVRNYALGDAVARFRRALGHEVMHPMGWDAFGLPAENAARERGVHPGEWTRANIAAMRATLQRLGFSLDWEREVATCDADYYGSQQKLFLDLLKAGLVERRDSQVNWDPVDNTVLANEQVVNGRGWRSGAVVEKKTLSQWFLKITAFAQDLLDGLDNLPGWPERVRTMQERWLGRSSGARFRVVVDSEGPFQGQGIEVYTTRPETLYGMSFIALSPEHDIACKLAQENPAVAAFQAECRASGTSEEALATAEKKGFNTGLFVSHPFNPDQKIPVWLANFVLADYGTGALFGCPSGDQRDWDFATKYNLPIPSVLVPEDEDVGTWQPVGPVTDHAARLRHSGPWNGMKCDEAAPLAIKRLEELGVGEGQVNWRLRDWGVSRQRYWGCPIPVIHCASCGVVPVPEGQLPVVLPEDVTFDRPGNPLDHHPTWKHVPCPQCGKPAQRETDTFDTFVDSSWYPARFVTPHADAPIDRALTDAWMPVDQYIGGVEHAILHLLYARFFTRALQKTGHVGFAEPFTNLFTQGMVTHESYRDESAPNGQQWLYPEEVENRGGTVVRRDNGKSVQVGRSEKMSKSKRNTVSPEDIITRFGADTARWFVLSDSPPDRDMEWTAAGAAAAGRFMQRLYRMVESVAAFPTPKEDNQGPQNNAAAKALRRATHKTIAAVTEAFTNFAPNVAVARLHELSGAMAQGLKQASKKSTDPALVAALREAAIALAQLAAPIVPHLAEDMMALLEPGSAMVAQRPWPVAEQALLTDDTATIGVQVMGKVRGTVTVAKNASKEEALAAAQAEPNVARALEGKNIVKEIYVPGRIINFVIKG, encoded by the coding sequence ATGACCCAGAACACCCCTTCCGCTTCCACACCAGAAACACCCGCTGAAAGCGTAGCTTTTGATTTTAAAAGCCGTGAACCTTTCTGGCAGGCCCAGTGGGACCAGGCGCGCCTTTTTGCCGCCCCTGACCAGCCTGCGCCCGCTTCAGGCGACAAGAAGGGCAAGTATTATGTTCTGGAAATGTGGCCGTACCCTTCTGGGCAGCTCCACATGGGCCATGTGCGCAACTACGCTTTAGGGGATGCCGTGGCGCGCTTCAGGCGTGCTCTGGGCCATGAGGTCATGCACCCCATGGGCTGGGACGCCTTTGGGCTGCCTGCTGAAAATGCGGCGCGCGAACGTGGCGTCCACCCAGGTGAATGGACGCGCGCCAATATCGCCGCCATGCGTGCCACCCTGCAGCGCCTGGGCTTCTCCTTGGATTGGGAGCGCGAAGTCGCCACCTGTGATGCCGACTATTACGGCAGCCAGCAAAAGCTGTTCCTGGATTTGTTGAAAGCAGGCCTGGTGGAACGCCGCGACAGCCAGGTGAACTGGGACCCTGTGGACAATACCGTCCTGGCCAATGAACAAGTGGTGAATGGTCGTGGCTGGCGTTCAGGCGCTGTGGTGGAGAAAAAGACTCTTTCACAGTGGTTCTTGAAAATCACCGCCTTTGCTCAGGACCTGCTTGATGGCCTCGACAACCTCCCTGGCTGGCCAGAGCGCGTGCGCACCATGCAGGAACGTTGGTTGGGCCGTTCATCAGGGGCGCGCTTTAGGGTGGTGGTTGACAGTGAGGGTCCGTTCCAGGGCCAGGGCATTGAAGTTTACACCACGCGCCCTGAAACCCTTTACGGCATGAGTTTCATCGCCCTTTCGCCAGAGCACGACATTGCCTGCAAATTGGCCCAGGAAAATCCTGCAGTCGCTGCTTTCCAAGCTGAATGCCGCGCCAGTGGCACCTCTGAGGAGGCTTTGGCCACTGCTGAGAAGAAAGGCTTTAACACGGGGCTTTTCGTCAGCCACCCCTTTAACCCTGACCAGAAGATCCCTGTTTGGCTGGCTAATTTTGTCCTGGCTGATTATGGCACAGGTGCTTTGTTCGGCTGCCCATCTGGTGACCAGCGGGATTGGGACTTCGCTACCAAATACAACCTGCCCATCCCCTCCGTGCTGGTGCCAGAGGATGAGGATGTGGGAACTTGGCAGCCTGTTGGGCCTGTAACAGACCATGCAGCCAGGCTGCGCCATTCTGGCCCGTGGAATGGCATGAAATGTGATGAAGCAGCACCCTTGGCAATCAAGCGTTTAGAGGAACTGGGCGTTGGCGAAGGGCAGGTCAATTGGCGCTTGCGCGACTGGGGCGTTTCCCGCCAGCGTTACTGGGGCTGCCCTATTCCCGTTATCCACTGCGCCAGCTGTGGGGTGGTGCCCGTGCCAGAAGGCCAGCTGCCGGTCGTGCTGCCCGAAGATGTGACCTTTGACCGCCCAGGCAACCCCTTGGACCACCACCCAACCTGGAAACACGTTCCCTGCCCCCAGTGTGGCAAGCCTGCCCAACGTGAGACAGACACGTTCGACACGTTTGTGGACAGCTCCTGGTATCCGGCGCGCTTTGTGACCCCCCATGCGGACGCCCCCATCGACCGTGCCCTCACAGATGCTTGGATGCCGGTTGACCAATACATCGGTGGTGTGGAGCACGCCATCCTGCACTTGCTTTACGCGCGCTTCTTCACGCGCGCTTTGCAAAAGACAGGGCATGTGGGTTTTGCCGAACCTTTCACCAACCTGTTTACACAGGGCATGGTGACGCATGAAAGCTACCGCGATGAAAGCGCCCCCAACGGTCAGCAGTGGCTTTACCCTGAGGAAGTCGAGAACCGCGGCGGCACTGTAGTGCGGCGCGACAACGGCAAGTCTGTTCAGGTGGGGCGCTCGGAGAAAATGTCCAAATCCAAGCGCAACACTGTTTCGCCTGAGGACATCATCACCCGTTTTGGCGCGGACACGGCGCGCTGGTTTGTGCTCTCAGACAGTCCCCCTGACCGCGACATGGAATGGACGGCGGCAGGCGCTGCAGCAGCAGGGCGTTTCATGCAGCGCCTCTACCGCATGGTGGAGAGCGTAGCCGCCTTTCCCACCCCCAAGGAGGACAACCAGGGGCCCCAGAATAACGCTGCGGCCAAGGCGCTGCGGCGGGCCACCCACAAAACCATTGCTGCTGTGACGGAGGCGTTCACAAACTTTGCCCCCAATGTGGCCGTTGCCCGCTTGCATGAACTTTCAGGGGCGATGGCCCAGGGTCTTAAGCAAGCCAGTAAAAAATCAACTGACCCAGCCTTGGTGGCAGCGCTGCGGGAGGCCGCAATAGCCCTGGCGCAGTTGGCAGCACCCATTGTGCCCCATTTAGCTGAGGACATGATGGCTTTGCTGGAGCCAGGCAGTGCCATGGTGGCCCAGCGCCCCTGGCCGGTTGCTGAGCAAGCCCTGTTGACTGACGACACAGCCACCATAGGGGTGCAGGTTATGGGCAAGGTGCGCGGCACCGTCACTGTGGCCAAAAACGCCAGCAAAGAGGAAGCGCTGGCCGCAGCCCAGGCTGAACCCAACGTGGCCCGCGCCCTTGAGGGTAAAAATATCGTCAAGGAAATCTATGTTCCTGGGCGCATCATTAATTTCGTGATCAAGGGCTGA